A stretch of Vannielia litorea DNA encodes these proteins:
- a CDS encoding ABC transporter ATP-binding protein produces MSAVELQRFTKNYGAVEVIHGIDLEIEEGSFTVFVGPSGCGKSTLLRMIAGLEEITGGDLLIEGQRMNEANPVERGVTMVFQNYALYPHMTVRRNIGFGLKMLGVPRAEIDDRVLKAARSLQIEALLERKPAQLSGGQRQRVAIGRAIVREPRLFLFDEPLSNLDAELRVAMRVELAKLHQEIGATMIYVTHDQTEALTLADKIVVLRDGRIEQQGSPMTLYEDPANEFVAGFIGSPRMNFLPGRVTGGAVALDPGANLSFGADAPGWDDGAPVKVGVRPEHLSPGTGGAIEVTARVDVVENLGGTRYIYGTLTDGQPVIAETRDPRPPQPGSTVTLTAAPQHLLAFDASGARLRGTLGAMAAA; encoded by the coding sequence ATGTCGGCAGTTGAACTTCAACGCTTCACCAAGAACTACGGCGCAGTCGAGGTCATCCACGGCATCGATCTGGAGATCGAGGAAGGATCCTTCACCGTCTTCGTCGGCCCCTCGGGCTGCGGCAAGTCCACCCTGCTGCGGATGATTGCGGGACTGGAAGAGATCACCGGCGGCGATCTGTTGATCGAGGGCCAGCGCATGAACGAGGCCAACCCGGTCGAACGCGGGGTGACAATGGTGTTCCAGAACTACGCGCTCTACCCGCACATGACGGTGCGCAGGAACATCGGCTTCGGGCTCAAGATGCTGGGTGTGCCGCGGGCCGAGATCGACGACAGGGTGCTCAAGGCCGCCCGGTCGCTCCAGATCGAGGCGCTGCTGGAGCGCAAACCGGCGCAGCTTTCCGGCGGCCAGCGTCAGCGCGTCGCCATCGGCCGCGCCATCGTGCGCGAACCGCGGCTTTTCCTCTTCGACGAACCCCTGTCGAACCTCGATGCCGAACTGCGGGTGGCCATGCGGGTCGAACTGGCCAAGCTGCATCAGGAGATCGGGGCGACGATGATCTACGTCACCCACGACCAAACCGAGGCGCTGACCCTCGCGGACAAGATCGTCGTGCTGCGGGACGGGCGGATCGAACAGCAGGGCAGCCCGATGACGCTCTACGAGGATCCGGCGAACGAATTCGTCGCCGGTTTCATCGGCAGCCCGCGGATGAACTTCCTGCCGGGCCGGGTCACGGGCGGCGCGGTCGCGCTCGACCCCGGGGCCAACCTGTCCTTCGGCGCCGATGCCCCGGGCTGGGACGACGGCGCGCCGGTCAAGGTCGGCGTCCGGCCCGAGCACCTGTCTCCCGGCACCGGCGGCGCGATCGAGGTGACGGCGCGCGTCGACGTGGTCGAAAACCTCGGCGGCACCCGCTACATCTACGGCACCCTGACGGACGGCCAGCCGGTCATCGCGGAAACCCGCGACCCCCGCCCGCCGCAGCCCGGCAGCACCGTGACCCTGACCGCTGCGCCGCAGCACCTGCTGGCCTTCGACGCCTCGGGCGCCCGCCTGCGCGGCACCCTCGGCGCAATGGCCGCGGCATGA
- a CDS encoding UxaA family hydrolase — translation MTAATMTGWPRADGRKGIRNVVLVAYLVECAHHVCTRIARPFDESDVQVIGFSGCFPSDYGQEMLAALCTHPNVGAVQLVSLGCENFRKLELAEAVRASGRPVNLVTIQSTGGTAAAIEAGRTWVAEQVDALQEAPRVAMDPSELVIGTICGGSDATSGLTGNPAAGRAFDRFVAEGATCIFEETGELIGCEHIMADRVSDPALRPGILATVEKAARYYAQMGYGSFSNGNALGGLSTIEEKSLGAYAKSGSSPISGIIKPAQQAPGAGLYLLDVVPEGAPRFGFPNINDTAEIIELIACGAHAVIFVTGRGSVVGSAISPVLKVCANPETYDRMAADMDVNAGRILRGEATLDEVGDEIHDRIVALGQGGRTRSEILGHTEFVLTYKTARGPEPGCHV, via the coding sequence ATGACCGCCGCCACCATGACCGGCTGGCCCCGCGCCGACGGGCGCAAGGGTATCCGCAACGTCGTTCTGGTCGCCTACCTCGTGGAATGCGCCCACCACGTCTGCACCCGGATCGCCCGGCCCTTCGACGAAAGCGACGTGCAGGTGATCGGCTTTTCCGGGTGCTTTCCGTCGGACTACGGGCAGGAGATGTTGGCGGCCCTGTGCACCCATCCGAACGTCGGGGCGGTGCAGCTTGTCTCGCTGGGCTGCGAGAATTTCCGCAAGCTGGAGCTGGCCGAGGCGGTGCGCGCCTCGGGCCGTCCGGTGAACCTCGTCACCATCCAGTCCACTGGCGGCACCGCGGCGGCGATCGAGGCGGGCCGGACCTGGGTCGCGGAGCAGGTGGACGCCTTGCAGGAGGCGCCGCGCGTCGCGATGGACCCCTCGGAACTGGTGATCGGGACGATCTGCGGCGGCTCGGACGCGACCTCCGGCCTGACCGGCAACCCGGCGGCGGGCCGCGCCTTCGACCGCTTCGTCGCCGAGGGGGCGACCTGCATCTTCGAGGAAACCGGAGAGCTGATCGGCTGCGAGCATATCATGGCCGACCGGGTGAGCGACCCGGCCCTGCGGCCCGGCATCCTGGCCACCGTCGAGAAAGCCGCCCGCTACTACGCGCAGATGGGCTACGGGTCGTTCTCGAACGGCAATGCCCTTGGCGGGCTGTCCACCATCGAGGAAAAATCGCTGGGGGCCTATGCCAAGTCCGGTTCGAGCCCGATCTCGGGGATCATCAAACCCGCGCAGCAGGCCCCGGGCGCCGGGCTCTACCTGCTGGACGTGGTGCCCGAGGGCGCGCCGAGGTTCGGCTTTCCCAACATCAACGACACCGCCGAGATCATCGAACTGATCGCCTGCGGCGCCCATGCGGTGATCTTCGTCACCGGGCGGGGGTCGGTCGTGGGGTCGGCCATCTCGCCGGTGCTCAAGGTCTGCGCCAACCCCGAGACCTACGACCGAATGGCCGCCGACATGGACGTGAACGCCGGGCGCATCCTGCGCGGCGAGGCGACGCTGGACGAGGTGGGCGACGAGATCCACGACAGGATCGTGGCCCTGGGGCAGGGGGGCCGGACCCGGTCCGAGATCCTTGGCCATACCGAGTTCGTCCTGACCTACAAGACAGCCCGCGGCCCCGAGCCGGGCTGCCACGTCTGA
- a CDS encoding ATP-binding cassette domain-containing protein, producing the protein MTTHPVLEARGISKHYGGIVALDNVDLTLNEGEVLAVVGDNGAGKSTLIKALTGAIPRTSGTIRFDGREAQIDSPTDAKAAGIETVYQDLALVNEIPITQNVFLGREIVRDDWLGRIFGVLDFKRMDREIRELFAKLDIRITDIYRDAQAFSGGQRQAVALSKTVMFGKRVAILDEPTAALGVRESQMAMDLVRSLKDHGLSVIMITHNMQHVLNYCDRVMVLRLGRLTAVRRVEEVDGDTLVGLITGTIDGDAQDG; encoded by the coding sequence ATGACGACACATCCGGTCCTCGAGGCCCGCGGCATATCCAAGCACTACGGCGGCATCGTCGCGCTCGACAACGTCGATCTGACCCTGAATGAGGGCGAGGTCCTTGCTGTGGTCGGTGACAACGGCGCCGGCAAGTCGACGCTGATCAAGGCCCTGACCGGCGCCATCCCCCGGACCAGCGGCACCATCCGCTTCGACGGGCGCGAGGCGCAGATCGACAGCCCCACCGACGCCAAGGCGGCGGGGATCGAAACGGTCTACCAGGACCTCGCGCTGGTGAACGAGATCCCGATCACCCAGAACGTCTTTCTGGGCCGCGAGATCGTCCGCGACGACTGGCTGGGCCGTATCTTCGGCGTGCTCGACTTCAAGCGCATGGACCGCGAGATCCGCGAGCTCTTTGCCAAGCTCGACATCCGCATCACCGACATCTACCGCGACGCGCAGGCCTTTTCCGGGGGTCAGCGGCAGGCGGTGGCCCTCTCCAAGACGGTGATGTTCGGCAAGCGGGTCGCCATTCTGGACGAGCCCACCGCCGCGCTCGGCGTGCGCGAAAGCCAGATGGCGATGGACCTCGTCCGCTCGCTCAAGGACCACGGCCTCTCGGTCATCATGATCACCCACAACATGCAGCACGTGCTGAACTACTGCGACCGGGTGATGGTCCTTCGGCTGGGCCGGCTGACGGCCGTGCGCCGGGTCGAAGAGGTCGACGGCGACACGCTGGTCGGCCTCATCACCGGCACCATCGACGGGGATGCACAGGATGGCTGA
- a CDS encoding ABC transporter permease, protein MADTRNSSTAVSNPGATSRSLDRLRHEFMQIWQVLAALALIYLVFFLLSPPFRSLDTLLSIFGQAAILAVLACGTTVVLISGGLDLSVGSIFAVVGVCVGILLAEMELPVWLAVLGGLGIGAALGALNGIVQVATGVPAFIVTLGGLTAYKGVAEILASGRDLSRFPDGFQALGSGYVVPMGIMFAAALLTGLFLTRTRLGIRAFAIGGNEEVARLAGVPVKRSRVCYYMLGGLLAALAAIMEVAKLNFAMPARGQSYELFAIAAVVIGGTSLFGGRGGVGKTLIGMLIMQTITVGLSYMGVGTSYQRIAIGIIIIAAVYWDVWRRSTR, encoded by the coding sequence ATGGCTGATACCCGGAACAGCTCAACCGCCGTGTCCAACCCCGGCGCCACCTCGCGCAGCCTCGACCGGCTGCGGCACGAATTCATGCAGATTTGGCAGGTGCTGGCGGCGCTGGCGCTGATCTATCTTGTGTTTTTCTTGCTCTCCCCGCCCTTCCGCAGCCTCGACACGCTGCTGTCGATCTTCGGGCAGGCCGCGATCCTCGCGGTGCTGGCCTGCGGCACGACGGTGGTGCTGATCTCGGGCGGGCTCGACCTGTCCGTCGGATCGATCTTCGCCGTGGTCGGCGTCTGCGTCGGCATCCTCCTGGCCGAGATGGAACTGCCGGTCTGGCTCGCCGTCCTCGGCGGGCTGGGGATCGGCGCGGCGCTGGGGGCGCTCAACGGGATCGTGCAGGTAGCCACCGGCGTACCCGCCTTCATCGTCACCCTCGGCGGGCTGACCGCCTACAAGGGCGTGGCCGAGATCCTCGCCAGCGGGCGCGACCTGTCCCGCTTTCCGGACGGGTTCCAGGCCCTCGGGTCCGGCTACGTGGTGCCGATGGGGATCATGTTCGCCGCCGCCCTTCTGACCGGCCTGTTCCTGACCCGGACCCGGCTCGGCATCCGCGCCTTCGCCATCGGCGGCAACGAAGAGGTCGCCCGGCTGGCCGGCGTGCCGGTCAAGCGCAGCCGGGTCTGCTACTACATGCTCGGCGGGCTGCTGGCTGCCCTCGCCGCGATCATGGAGGTCGCCAAGCTGAACTTCGCCATGCCGGCGCGCGGGCAGAGCTACGAGCTCTTCGCCATCGCCGCGGTGGTCATCGGCGGCACCAGCCTCTTCGGCGGGCGCGGCGGCGTCGGCAAGACGCTGATCGGCATGCTCATCATGCAGACCATCACCGTGGGCCTGTCCTACATGGGCGTCGGCACGTCCTACCAGCGCATCGCCATCGGAATCATCATCATCGCTGCCGTCTACTGGGACGTCTGGCGCAGATCCACGCGGTAG
- a CDS encoding zinc-binding alcohol dehydrogenase family protein has protein sequence MKSLAIDTVGHTTFLERPAPTPGPGEVLVDVRIVGLCGSDLSTFNGANPLVELPRVPGHEIGGTVLETGAGVERDLRPGDHVVVVPYTACGTCPACRRGRPNACQFNQTLGVQRDGGLCDRIVLPADRLIANDRLGLRQLALVEPLSVGFHAVARGEVEAADTVLVLGGGMIGVGAVLGALARGARVIVSEISAAKSEVLRQLGAAAVINPMQEDLAARLDDLTGGRGADVIIEAAGVAQTFRQAVDLAPFTGRIVYIGYTKTEVAYETKFFNLKELDIRGSRNATRADFDAVIAYLELHQDLADLLVSKVFPWDRATEAFDHWTAHRDETFKIMIDFGKDDL, from the coding sequence ATGAAAAGCCTCGCCATCGACACGGTCGGCCACACCACCTTTCTCGAACGGCCCGCGCCGACCCCCGGCCCCGGAGAGGTGCTGGTCGACGTGCGCATCGTGGGGCTCTGCGGCAGCGACCTGAGCACCTTCAACGGGGCCAACCCGCTCGTCGAACTGCCCCGCGTGCCGGGCCACGAGATCGGCGGCACGGTGCTCGAGACCGGCGCCGGCGTCGAACGCGACCTGCGCCCCGGCGACCATGTCGTCGTCGTGCCCTATACCGCCTGCGGCACTTGCCCGGCCTGCCGGCGCGGGCGTCCCAACGCCTGCCAGTTCAACCAGACCCTCGGCGTGCAGCGCGACGGCGGGCTCTGCGACAGGATCGTCCTGCCCGCCGACCGGCTGATCGCGAACGATCGCCTCGGCCTGCGGCAGCTCGCCCTTGTCGAACCTCTCTCCGTCGGCTTCCACGCCGTCGCCCGCGGCGAGGTCGAGGCCGCGGATACCGTGCTTGTCCTCGGCGGCGGCATGATCGGCGTCGGCGCGGTGCTGGGCGCCCTCGCCCGCGGGGCCCGGGTCATCGTGAGCGAGATTTCGGCAGCCAAGTCCGAGGTCCTGCGCCAGCTGGGCGCCGCCGCGGTGATCAACCCGATGCAGGAGGACCTGGCCGCCAGACTGGACGACCTGACCGGGGGACGCGGCGCCGATGTGATCATCGAGGCCGCCGGCGTCGCCCAGACCTTCCGGCAGGCGGTGGACCTCGCCCCCTTCACCGGGCGGATCGTCTACATCGGCTACACCAAGACCGAAGTCGCCTACGAGACCAAGTTCTTCAACCTCAAGGAACTGGACATCCGCGGCTCGCGCAACGCCACCCGGGCCGATTTCGACGCGGTGATCGCCTACCTCGAACTGCATCAGGACCTTGCCGACCTTCTGGTCTCCAAGGTCTTTCCCTGGGATCGGGCGACCGAGGCGTTCGACCATTGGACCGCCCACCGGGACGAGACCTTCAAGATCATGATCGACTTCGGAAAGGACGACCTGTGA
- a CDS encoding L-rhamnose mutarotase gives MAQRMGFVIGINPADIPRYKELHAAVWPGVLARLKASNITNYSIFLREPENLMFGYWEYAGEDFEADMAAIAEDEVTQEWWAVCGPMQRALETRAEGEWWAAMEQVFYLE, from the coding sequence ATGGCACAGCGCATGGGTTTCGTCATCGGCATCAACCCCGCCGACATCCCGCGATACAAGGAACTTCACGCCGCCGTCTGGCCCGGCGTGCTGGCGCGCCTGAAGGCGTCGAACATCACCAATTACTCGATCTTCCTGCGCGAGCCCGAGAACCTGATGTTCGGCTACTGGGAATATGCCGGCGAGGATTTCGAGGCGGACATGGCCGCCATCGCCGAGGACGAGGTCACGCAGGAATGGTGGGCGGTCTGCGGGCCGATGCAGCGCGCGCTGGAGACCCGCGCCGAAGGCGAGTGGTGGGCCGCGATGGAGCAGGTGTTCTACCTGGAGTGA
- a CDS encoding UxaA family hydrolase, whose protein sequence is MSDQIGMAAGGLLHLHPGDNVVVAIRPIAGGEEIEVGDTRLVAPRDLGLGHKLALTAIAEGEDVTKYGAPIGRASRDIAPGEHVHLHNLASRYTVIEDIEGTNA, encoded by the coding sequence ATGAGCGACCAGATCGGCATGGCGGCAGGGGGGCTGTTGCACCTGCACCCGGGCGACAACGTGGTGGTGGCGATCCGACCGATCGCCGGCGGAGAGGAGATCGAGGTCGGCGACACAAGGCTGGTGGCGCCCCGAGACCTGGGTCTTGGGCACAAGCTGGCCCTGACCGCCATCGCGGAGGGCGAGGATGTGACCAAATACGGCGCTCCCATAGGCCGCGCCTCCCGCGACATCGCCCCGGGCGAGCATGTGCACCTGCACAACCTCGCCAGCCGCTACACCGTGATCGAGGATATCGAGGGGACAAACGCATGA
- a CDS encoding amidohydrolase family protein, with translation MRIDAHQHFWTLSRGDYPWPNESVAPIFRDFGPDDLAPLLAAAGIDRTILVQATDTVEETGFLLDLAAGADFVAGVVGWVDLTAPDAMATIDRLRADPALKGLRPMLQNIGATDWILQDAAAPALAHMEATGLRFDALIQPRHLPVIDTLAGRYPGLPIVIDHIAKPVMGGGAAPDAAWLEGIGRLAARANVWCKLSGMVTEAGPEWTDADLAPFAAHVLDAFGAGRVMFGSDWPVLTLASDYATWAQTADRLIAELPAPEQAEVRGGTAARFYGID, from the coding sequence GTGAGGATCGACGCGCATCAGCATTTCTGGACCCTGTCGCGGGGCGACTATCCGTGGCCGAACGAGAGCGTCGCCCCGATCTTCCGCGATTTCGGGCCGGACGATCTGGCGCCGCTGCTGGCGGCAGCGGGGATCGACCGGACGATCCTCGTTCAGGCGACGGATACGGTGGAGGAGACCGGCTTCCTGCTGGACCTTGCCGCAGGGGCCGATTTCGTCGCCGGGGTCGTGGGCTGGGTCGACCTGACCGCGCCGGACGCCATGGCCACGATCGATCGGCTGCGCGCCGATCCGGCGCTGAAAGGCCTGCGGCCGATGCTTCAGAACATAGGGGCGACGGACTGGATATTGCAGGACGCGGCCGCCCCCGCCCTTGCGCATATGGAGGCGACGGGCCTGCGGTTCGATGCCCTGATCCAGCCTCGGCACCTGCCGGTGATCGACACCCTCGCGGGCCGCTATCCCGGCCTGCCCATCGTGATCGACCACATCGCCAAGCCCGTGATGGGCGGCGGAGCGGCGCCGGATGCGGCGTGGCTGGAGGGGATCGGCCGGCTGGCGGCGCGGGCAAACGTCTGGTGCAAGCTGTCCGGAATGGTCACGGAGGCGGGGCCGGAGTGGACCGACGCGGACCTCGCCCCCTTTGCCGCGCATGTACTGGACGCCTTCGGGGCGGGCCGGGTGATGTTCGGCAGCGACTGGCCGGTGCTCACCCTTGCCAGCGACTACGCGACATGGGCGCAAACGGCCGATCGGCTGATCGCGGAGCTGCCCGCGCCCGAACAGGCCGAGGTTCGCGGCGGCACGGCCGCCCGGTTCTACGGCATCGACTGA
- a CDS encoding aldo/keto reductase, with the protein MLREDHRLSFGTGGLGGLYRPVGEAEAEAVLEAAWEAGIRYFDTAPHYGHGMAEHRLGRFLRGREGWLLSTKAGRILTPDRDPPAVVNGFHSALPFRQRFDFTYDGIMRSVEDSYQRLGLNRIDILYVHDIGDADAGTDSAEHRAQLLDSGVRALEELKSSGTLGAVGLGVNTVEICEELIGRMPIDLILLAGRYTLLDRSATARLFPLAEAHGIRFVIGGVFNSGILATGPVEGAHYNYAPAPQDILDHVARLEAVCAAHSAPLASAALQFPDRHPLVVSTLIGTGKVSSLTRNVAQFAADLPDALWSELEGAA; encoded by the coding sequence ATGCTGCGAGAAGACCACCGACTGTCCTTTGGCACCGGCGGGCTGGGCGGCCTTTATCGCCCGGTCGGCGAGGCCGAGGCCGAGGCGGTGCTGGAAGCCGCATGGGAGGCCGGCATCCGCTATTTCGACACCGCGCCGCACTATGGACACGGCATGGCCGAGCATCGGCTGGGCCGGTTCCTGCGCGGGCGGGAGGGCTGGCTGCTGTCGACCAAGGCGGGCCGCATCCTGACGCCGGACCGGGACCCGCCCGCCGTGGTCAACGGATTTCACAGCGCGCTGCCGTTCCGCCAGCGCTTTGACTTTACCTACGACGGGATCATGCGGTCGGTGGAGGACAGCTACCAGCGGCTCGGTCTGAACCGGATCGACATCCTCTATGTCCACGACATCGGCGATGCGGACGCGGGCACCGACTCGGCGGAGCACCGCGCGCAATTGCTGGACAGCGGGGTGCGGGCGCTGGAAGAACTGAAGTCCTCGGGCACCCTGGGCGCGGTCGGCCTCGGGGTGAACACGGTCGAGATCTGCGAGGAGCTGATCGGCCGCATGCCCATCGACCTGATCCTGCTGGCCGGGCGCTACACGCTGCTGGACCGCTCCGCCACCGCGCGGCTGTTCCCGCTGGCCGAGGCGCATGGCATCCGCTTTGTCATCGGCGGGGTGTTCAATTCCGGGATCCTCGCCACCGGTCCGGTGGAGGGCGCGCATTACAACTATGCGCCCGCGCCGCAGGACATCCTCGACCACGTCGCGCGGCTGGAGGCGGTCTGCGCCGCCCACAGCGCGCCGCTGGCCAGTGCCGCGCTTCAGTTTCCTGACCGGCACCCGCTGGTGGTGTCGACCCTGATCGGCACCGGCAAGGTCAGTTCGCTGACCCGCAACGTGGCGCAGTTCGCAGCGGACCTGCCGGATGCGCTCTGGTCGGAACTGGAAGGCGCCGCGTGA
- a CDS encoding sugar ABC transporter substrate-binding protein: MKLTKLKTALAAGALTLASGSAVVAQDLRIAYTGYSTDNTFWIGVANAAAAEAEAQDVEFIDMTASSPDSAAQRDAVDRAIDMGVDGIIIGSVDNRAFDASLEAAAAKGIPVVAVDTGIDHPHVSSLVQTDNLAAAGIAGDYIVDQIDGGKVLILGGSAGHQTGNARRDGVLNAAEAAGHEVIFQICDWQDACAFETTTNFLQSDPEITAIFSAWDPGALAAVSAAKALGRLDDLVIVGFDGNPANLVAIAEGEQSATIKQDNTRMGTESVRNLLAVINGEEAPAVVPIDGILITADNVAEYQ; encoded by the coding sequence ATGAAACTGACGAAACTCAAGACCGCGCTGGCTGCCGGCGCTTTGACGCTGGCTTCCGGCTCGGCGGTGGTCGCGCAGGACCTGCGCATCGCCTACACCGGCTATTCCACCGACAACACCTTCTGGATCGGCGTTGCCAATGCCGCCGCCGCCGAGGCCGAGGCGCAGGACGTCGAGTTCATCGACATGACCGCCTCGTCGCCCGACAGCGCGGCGCAGAGAGACGCGGTGGACCGCGCCATCGACATGGGCGTCGACGGGATCATCATCGGATCGGTCGACAACCGGGCCTTCGACGCCTCTCTCGAGGCCGCCGCCGCCAAGGGGATCCCGGTGGTCGCCGTGGATACCGGCATCGACCACCCCCATGTGTCAAGCCTGGTGCAGACCGACAACCTCGCCGCCGCCGGGATCGCCGGCGACTACATCGTGGACCAGATCGACGGCGGCAAGGTGCTGATCCTCGGCGGCTCCGCCGGGCACCAGACCGGCAACGCGCGCCGCGACGGCGTGCTGAACGCGGCCGAAGCCGCGGGCCACGAAGTGATCTTCCAGATCTGCGACTGGCAGGACGCCTGCGCCTTCGAGACCACCACCAACTTCCTGCAGTCGGACCCGGAAATCACCGCCATCTTCTCGGCATGGGATCCGGGCGCGCTTGCCGCCGTCTCCGCCGCCAAGGCGCTCGGCCGGCTCGACGACCTCGTGATCGTCGGCTTCGACGGCAACCCGGCCAACCTCGTGGCCATCGCCGAGGGCGAACAGTCCGCCACCATCAAGCAGGACAATACCCGGATGGGCACCGAATCCGTCCGCAACCTGCTGGCCGTCATCAACGGCGAGGAGGCTCCCGCCGTGGTGCCGATCGACGGTATCCTGATCACCGCCGACAACGTCGCCGAATACCAGTGA
- a CDS encoding mandelate racemase/muconate lactonizing enzyme family protein, whose translation MRRTIAEVRPIHARIGNRNRLLLKITLEDGTYGWGESGLTGRELAVKGMLDHFAPILVGKDPFFIGRIWQELYRSQYMEGGVVTGAAISAVDIALHDIKGKCLGVPVFELLGGRQRHTVPGFASTAREPDEVMIDEARLLVDKGWTCFRLSPAQHYTKDIFDARSSIAETAKWMTRAREALGPGPMIGLDYHHRLSVAEAAMFCQMMPPGTLDFLEEPIRNQTPEAYAALRAQTNVNFAIGEEFANKWQALPYVERDLAQFIRIDLCLVGGLTEAMKIAGWCEAHYVDIMPHNPLGPICTAASVHFGAAIANFAYLECRDTPVEACGFDVPEVFTRQIALDGAGYPVPEGPGLGVEVDETRLADPAPVGEVGCPRLRRPDGGVTNW comes from the coding sequence ATGAGGCGGACCATCGCCGAGGTGCGCCCGATCCACGCCCGGATCGGCAACCGCAACCGGTTGCTGCTCAAGATCACGCTCGAGGACGGCACCTACGGCTGGGGCGAAAGCGGGCTGACGGGCCGCGAACTGGCGGTGAAGGGCATGCTCGACCACTTCGCCCCGATCCTCGTCGGCAAGGACCCGTTCTTCATCGGCCGCATCTGGCAGGAACTCTACCGCAGCCAGTACATGGAAGGCGGCGTCGTCACCGGGGCGGCGATCTCGGCCGTCGACATTGCCCTGCACGACATCAAGGGCAAATGCCTCGGGGTGCCGGTGTTCGAGCTTCTGGGCGGCCGGCAGCGGCATACCGTCCCCGGCTTCGCCTCCACCGCGCGCGAACCGGACGAGGTGATGATCGACGAGGCCCGGCTGCTGGTGGACAAGGGCTGGACCTGCTTCCGCCTGTCCCCCGCGCAGCATTATACCAAGGACATCTTCGACGCCCGGTCCTCCATCGCCGAAACCGCGAAATGGATGACCCGCGCCCGCGAGGCGCTGGGGCCCGGCCCGATGATCGGGCTTGACTATCACCACCGGCTGTCGGTGGCCGAGGCGGCGATGTTCTGTCAGATGATGCCGCCGGGGACGCTGGATTTCCTCGAAGAGCCGATCCGCAACCAGACGCCCGAGGCCTATGCCGCCCTGCGCGCCCAGACCAATGTCAACTTCGCCATCGGCGAGGAGTTCGCCAACAAGTGGCAGGCCCTGCCCTACGTCGAACGCGACCTTGCCCAGTTCATCCGCATCGACCTGTGCCTCGTCGGCGGCCTGACCGAGGCGATGAAGATCGCCGGCTGGTGCGAGGCGCATTACGTCGACATCATGCCCCACAACCCGCTGGGGCCGATCTGCACCGCCGCCTCGGTCCATTTCGGCGCGGCGATCGCCAATTTCGCCTACCTCGAATGCCGGGACACCCCGGTCGAGGCCTGCGGCTTCGACGTGCCCGAGGTTTTCACCCGGCAGATCGCGCTCGACGGGGCCGGCTACCCGGTGCCGGAGGGGCCCGGGCTGGGGGTCGAGGTCGACGAGACCAGGCTGGCCGACCCCGCCCCGGTCGGCGAGGTGGGCTGCCCCCGCCTGCGCCGCCCGGACGGGGGGGTGACGAACTGGTAG